Below is a window of Virgibacillus sp. NKC19-3 DNA.
TTTGAAATTATGACGGTGCTTGCATTTATGTATTTTTCAACCCATACAGATATTGCTCTTATTGAAGCAGGAATGGGGGGACGTGAAGACACAACCAATGTTTTTTCACCTATTTTATCTATTATAACAAATGTTGCAAGAGATCATACTGCTTTTTTAGGTGATACAACAGCAGAAATCGCATATCAAAAAGCCGGTATTATTAAAAATCATGTGCCGGTTGTTAGTGGCGATTTGGGCAGGGAAGCATTACATGTCATAGAAAAAGAAATCCTATTACGTGATACACAACTTTATCAGCTGGGGAAGGATTTTAGCTGTACAAATCTTAAGAAAAAGGGAACTGTACAATATTTTTCATGGCGAAGAGTCAGGGGATATTGTGCTAATATTGCTATTCAAATGCAAGGAGATCATCAAATAAAAAACGCGTCAATTGCGTATATGGCATTGATACAATTAATAGATAATGGATATAAGTTAGATCTAGAACGAGCAATAATCGCAATGGGAAATACACAGGTTCCGGGGAGATTTGAGATGATTTGGCGTGATCCTGTAATCATCATTGATGGTGCACATAATCCAGCGGCAATGCAGGTCTTTATAGATACGGTGACGGAAAATTATAAGAGCAAAGAACGACATCTTTTATTTGCCGCTTTTCGCGATAAAGAAATTGATACAATGCTGAATCAGCTAAGTACCTATTTCTCTTCTATAACGCTCACTTCATTTGATCATCCGCGCGCAGCACAAGCTGATGTGTTGTATCAAGCAACGAATGCAGGAGACAAAGGCATCTGCAGTGATTGGGGAGACGCCATAAAGAAAATGATGCAACATCAGGATCGTTATTATTTTATAACGGGGTCATTAACCTTTATTGCCAGTGTAAGAAATTACTTTAAGCAGTGAGAAGAAACGTATTTTATGTAGAACGATTTTTAAAATAGAGTGACAACATTCGTCTTACTTTTTAACTCGTCTATGCTAGAGTAAAACAAATCAATCTGGCAATGGAGGGAAAAAAGTGGACAAGAAGAAACTTATTATATGGAAAGTAGGAAAATCAAAAAAAGATAATAGGGAGCATGCAGCAACGCTTCAAGGCACCGGAGATGACTCAGTTCCTGTATTTGCTAGAGAAACGGATCATAAACCATCGAGCAAGCGAAACAAATGGAAATCTTTTAAACCAATTATAGTAACGACTATTTCTGCTATAGCAATTGGTTCTATTTTGGGTGTTTTTATGTTGCGAATGTTTGTCGGTGTCGATAGTGATTTGACCGCAAATAATAATGCTCCAGCGGCAACAATTGATGCAGAGGATGAGGATAGTAATGCCGAGCGTATGACAGCTAGCATGGAACAAATGAATGCTTATGTGTTACAAGGCGGTGTGTTTTCAGATGAAACGAACGCCGAAGCGTGGGTAAGTAATTATGAACAGGCCGGATTTCCAGGTTTTATTTGGGAGAGGGAAGGGCAATTTTTTCTTCTATTAGGTCTAGCGAATACTGAGGAGCATGCAGAGCAATTGGCTAGTCAGTTAAAAGAACAAGAATTTGATATTTATGTAAAAGAGTGGAGCACGGAAGAAGGAGAGGTTGATCTCACAGAAGAGGAGCATGAATGGCTTCAATCTTTCCAGGAAAATTGGCAGGACGAGCTAAATGCCTTGGAGAATGACGAGGGATTAAAAGTAGATAACTGGGAAGCTTTAATGGAAAATTACCCGGATGACTCGGAAGATTTGACTGACTTACAAGAAACACTGTCGGGCCTTCGGGAATCGACCCAGGCACAAACTGAAGAACTCGAAGCACAGCACATTCTATTACAATTATGGAAGCAATACAGCGAAATAATAAAATAAAGTTATTTTCGTATGTGTTTATTGCTTGTAAACGTTTGTAGCTGATATAAACTACAACGTAACCTCCCGACCGCTCCGGAAATACATGTAGACTCCTGCGGGAACAAATGTCTTTGGTGGGACGAGCATTTATGCGCAGTCCCAGCACGTGTCCGAAGACCCGGTAGGAAGTGGTCTTCTTCCGAGGAGGCTGAGGCCGTGCCCTAAGGATGCGCATCCGCTCTTCACTGACCTGAACGGCGGTTACAGCAAATAGTTACGTCGCCGTTTATATTTTTTATGTAAATGAAGCAATCTTTTAGAAAATATCTGAAATGAAATATATCAACTACCACTTTTCTATTTTAGGTCGTTGGAAATTTGCTAAAACATTATTTTCCTATGGGGAAAATTGCGGTTTGCGGGATGTCTGAGTCTTGAAAATGCCATTTCACTGATTTGTTTCCTTTCGTTTAACGCTATAAGATAAAGATATCTTAGTTAAGGAGGAGGAACAATGGCTGTTTCATCAATTATGATTAAGGATGTTCCTAAGGAAGACCGGCCCAGAGAACGTCTATTGAAGCTAGGATCTGCCCATTTATCAAATCAGGAATTATTGGCAATTTTGCTTGGGAGTGGAACAAAAGAAGAATCAGTAATGGTTTTATCCAACAGGGTTTTAATGCATTTTGAAGGGTTAAAATTGTTAAATGATGCTACAATTGAAGAGTTAATGGCAATAAAGGGGATCGGTGAAGCTAAAGGGGTTTTAATGCTTTCAGCTATTGAACTTGGAAAAAGAATGAACCAGTATAAGATAAATGACCGATATATTGTGCGTTCTCCGGAAGACGGGGCAAATTATATCATGGAGGAAATGCGCAGCTTAAAACAGGAGCATTTTGTTGTTCTGTTTTTAAATACAAAAAATCAGATTATCCACAGGCAGACTATTTTTATTGGCAGTCTAAACACTTCGGTTGTCCATCCAAGGGAGGTATACCGCGAGGCTGTCAAACGCTCTGCTGCTTCTATCATTGTCGCTCATAATCATCCTTCCGGCGACCCATCGCCCTCCCAGGAAGATATCCATGTTACGAGACGGTTAGTTGAATCAGGGAAAATGATTGGCATCGAACTCTTAGACCATTTAATTATCGGTGATAGAAAGTTTATATCTTTAAAAGAAAAAGGATATCTATAAATAACACTATCTATTTTACTATTTTTTTCGTATAATTATATAGACGACTTATAAAGATAAAGCGCCAACTTCGATGTTTATTGAAAATGGCGCTTATTAAGATTGATCATAAGAAGTTCGAAGCTTTAAGGTATTGGTATGTATCCAAAGGCGGCTAAAAAGAGTCGGGATGGCTGCGTTGCAGGTGTCCTGGAATGGAAATCGAAAAGCAAG
It encodes the following:
- the radC gene encoding RadC family protein, whose protein sequence is MAVSSIMIKDVPKEDRPRERLLKLGSAHLSNQELLAILLGSGTKEESVMVLSNRVLMHFEGLKLLNDATIEELMAIKGIGEAKGVLMLSAIELGKRMNQYKINDRYIVRSPEDGANYIMEEMRSLKQEHFVVLFLNTKNQIIHRQTIFIGSLNTSVVHPREVYREAVKRSAASIIVAHNHPSGDPSPSQEDIHVTRRLVESGKMIGIELLDHLIIGDRKFISLKEKGYL
- a CDS encoding bifunctional folylpolyglutamate synthase/dihydrofolate synthase; this translates as MFENVEQVEAFFASRKSLGIKPGLDRVNALLSLMNNPQNHMRAIHVAGTNGKGSTIHFMKDALKANGYQVGVFTSPSMTGLRGHIMINDSTIPEAIFLELMRAVHPAIKQLDRKSQAPTEFEIMTVLAFMYFSTHTDIALIEAGMGGREDTTNVFSPILSIITNVARDHTAFLGDTTAEIAYQKAGIIKNHVPVVSGDLGREALHVIEKEILLRDTQLYQLGKDFSCTNLKKKGTVQYFSWRRVRGYCANIAIQMQGDHQIKNASIAYMALIQLIDNGYKLDLERAIIAMGNTQVPGRFEMIWRDPVIIIDGAHNPAAMQVFIDTVTENYKSKERHLLFAAFRDKEIDTMLNQLSTYFSSITLTSFDHPRAAQADVLYQATNAGDKGICSDWGDAIKKMMQHQDRYYFITGSLTFIASVRNYFKQ
- a CDS encoding SPOR domain-containing protein, which gives rise to MDKKKLIIWKVGKSKKDNREHAATLQGTGDDSVPVFARETDHKPSSKRNKWKSFKPIIVTTISAIAIGSILGVFMLRMFVGVDSDLTANNNAPAATIDAEDEDSNAERMTASMEQMNAYVLQGGVFSDETNAEAWVSNYEQAGFPGFIWEREGQFFLLLGLANTEEHAEQLASQLKEQEFDIYVKEWSTEEGEVDLTEEEHEWLQSFQENWQDELNALENDEGLKVDNWEALMENYPDDSEDLTDLQETLSGLRESTQAQTEELEAQHILLQLWKQYSEIIK